A region of Haliotis asinina isolate JCU_RB_2024 chromosome 9, JCU_Hal_asi_v2, whole genome shotgun sequence DNA encodes the following proteins:
- the LOC137296023 gene encoding uncharacterized protein isoform X2 produces MASEIAGSWFPSGYYGHFRSKSRNDFVCEYRQLAKPQPPEKFYRRAKQPITRHVFSHHDNRHSFLNNALYFEEGLGRKRVTNSTYNFKPEFISWMPEREYVARMRPLASTYKIDFMPERQSHQLIVKRPQTSFEGVATTTYRYAHGNESPNRDCINAMNNQALMLSTHSKRLRSKSARPQVRETVASCLSWYVPRPPSKPHVPAATEVSDCKEPMGGLSPPDQTSQEMVPQSQLPPSQVQDPVLSE; encoded by the exons ATGGCAAGCGAAATTGCTGGAAGTTGG TTTCCCTCTGGCTATTATGGGCATTTTCGCAGTAAATCAAGGAATGACTTTGTGTGTGAATATCGCCAGTTAGCCAAACCACAGCCACCAGAGAAATTCTACAGGAGAGCAAAG CAACCTATTACCAGACATGTGTTCTCCCACCATGACAACCGGCACTCCTTCCTCAACAACGCTCTCTACTTTGAAGAG GGTCTTGGCAGGAAGCGTGTCACAAACAGTACCTACAACTTCAAACCTGAGTTTATATCATGGATGCCTGAGCGGGAATATGTTGCCAGGATGCGCCCTCTGGCCTCCACATACAAGATAGACTTTATGCCagaaagacaaagtcatcagttGATAGTTAAGAGACCTCAGACTTCATTTGAAGGTGTTGCTACAACAACTTATAGATATGCCCATGGAAACGAGTCACCAAATAGGGACTGCATAAATGCTATGAACAATCAAGCATTAATGTTGTCAACACATTCAAAACGTCTGAGGTCAAAGTCTGCTCGGCCACAAGTTCGAGAAACTGTTGCTTCATGTTTAAGTTGGTATGTGCCTCGCCCACCTAGTAAACCTCACGTTCCAGCAGCAACTGAAGTGTCGGATTGCAAAGAACCCATGGGAGGTCTGTCCCCACCTGATCAAACATCCCAGGAGATGGTGCCTCAGTCACAGCTACCACCATCTCAAGTGCAGGACCCTGTCCTCTCAGAGTGA
- the LOC137296023 gene encoding uncharacterized protein isoform X1 gives MASEIAGSWFPSGYYGHFRSKSRNDFVCEYRQLAKPQPPEKFYRRAKQPITRHVFSHHDNRHSFLNNALYFEEGLQSLGLGRKRVTNSTYNFKPEFISWMPEREYVARMRPLASTYKIDFMPERQSHQLIVKRPQTSFEGVATTTYRYAHGNESPNRDCINAMNNQALMLSTHSKRLRSKSARPQVRETVASCLSWYVPRPPSKPHVPAATEVSDCKEPMGGLSPPDQTSQEMVPQSQLPPSQVQDPVLSE, from the exons ATGGCAAGCGAAATTGCTGGAAGTTGG TTTCCCTCTGGCTATTATGGGCATTTTCGCAGTAAATCAAGGAATGACTTTGTGTGTGAATATCGCCAGTTAGCCAAACCACAGCCACCAGAGAAATTCTACAGGAGAGCAAAG CAACCTATTACCAGACATGTGTTCTCCCACCATGACAACCGGCACTCCTTCCTCAACAACGCTCTCTACTTTGAAGAG GGACTACAATCTTTG GGTCTTGGCAGGAAGCGTGTCACAAACAGTACCTACAACTTCAAACCTGAGTTTATATCATGGATGCCTGAGCGGGAATATGTTGCCAGGATGCGCCCTCTGGCCTCCACATACAAGATAGACTTTATGCCagaaagacaaagtcatcagttGATAGTTAAGAGACCTCAGACTTCATTTGAAGGTGTTGCTACAACAACTTATAGATATGCCCATGGAAACGAGTCACCAAATAGGGACTGCATAAATGCTATGAACAATCAAGCATTAATGTTGTCAACACATTCAAAACGTCTGAGGTCAAAGTCTGCTCGGCCACAAGTTCGAGAAACTGTTGCTTCATGTTTAAGTTGGTATGTGCCTCGCCCACCTAGTAAACCTCACGTTCCAGCAGCAACTGAAGTGTCGGATTGCAAAGAACCCATGGGAGGTCTGTCCCCACCTGATCAAACATCCCAGGAGATGGTGCCTCAGTCACAGCTACCACCATCTCAAGTGCAGGACCCTGTCCTCTCAGAGTGA